CCTCGTATTTTTTTCCATCCAAAAGAGATATAACACTTGCCTTTAGTGAATATTTTCCAGGCTTATCAAAGGAGACATTTATCGTCTCTGGAACTTTTCCAAAATTTTTTACTATCTTTCTATTGTACTCATCAACTATTTCCAAGGTTCCACTTTTTGCGCCGATCAAATCTCCACTCACGACTATCTGCGCTTCTTTTGAAGCCTCCACCACATCAGGTGCAATTATCTCTAATTTAAAACTATCATCATTTGTTGTACATGCCATAACAATAAAAAGTAAAACGGACAATAAAATTATTATTTTTTTCAAATTCCCACCTCCATACCTCTCATGTATTATTTTTCTATACATATTTTTTGTTACCCTAAAATTTAAATGAATGTTCTTCAACATTCCCCAAAAGTGCTATAGCAAGAATCATTCTAGTTACTAAAACTATTGCTATAAAAAAGCAACACAAGGAAAACCTGTGTTGCTTTTCATTTACAACAACTTACTAACAAATCATTTCAATGAAATTTCTAGACATTTCATAGGTAAATTAAACGTTTTAAAATATCACTTCTTTCATTAATCTGCATGCTTTTTTACGTTTTACTCCAATTCCGTTTCAAAATTCTGCAATAACAAGCACTGTATCTCTAAAAATTGAATTTGAAAATTTTTCTGGTATGTTTTTCAAATATCTATCAAGAAATACTAGATTCTTTACCTTAAAACCTGCCAAAGTTACGGTTTTCATCAAAGTAAAACCTGAAAACCAATATTTATGGTCAGTATTTACAATTTCCATATTGTTAAACCCTTGTATTATATTTTCCCATCTATAGGCATTCGGAGCAGATACAACAAGTTGAGTCGCTTTAAGTTTCTTAATAGCTTTTAGAAATTTTATTGGATTATGAAGATGTTCTATTACATCAAAAACAACTATACTATCCCAGTTTGTTTGTTTTATAATATCTGGTAATTCATAATAATTTTCAATATTAGCACAAATTATATTTTGAATTCCATACACATCTTTCAAATAACGCACTGCTTCACAATCAATATCAATCCCCCAAACTTCTCTAGCTACTTTGAGTATGAAATTATGAATCCACTGTTTAGATTTAATTTTCATACCAATTATATCCATATGATCAGCAAATCCTATATGCAAAACTCTTTTATCTTTCAATCGAGATTCTATAAAATTTTTTAAATCTTTGTACTGAGGTGTAACATTGTAGTTTATTATTAGACCTTTGTCAAAATATTTTCCTTTAAGATATGGTTTAAGTTTTTCAAAATCTTCATATGCGGATAATTTATTATTAGATGTATCTAATCTTTCCTTTTTTGGGTTTTTGTTAAGTATTATTAATTTTTTTCTCAAAACTCTCCTCGTCTGCTAAAATATCACTTAAAACTTTTTTTACTGCATTTATTTGATCTTTAAATGTCCATTTTCTATTGGTAACATATTGCCTATAGTAAATAGAATTGTAGTTGTTTTCA
This DNA window, taken from Thermosipho affectus, encodes the following:
- a CDS encoding class I SAM-dependent methyltransferase, which produces MRKKLIILNKNPKKERLDTSNNKLSAYEDFEKLKPYLKGKYFDKGLIINYNVTPQYKDLKNFIESRLKDKRVLHIGFADHMDIIGMKIKSKQWIHNFILKVAREVWGIDIDCEAVRYLKDVYGIQNIICANIENYYELPDIIKQTNWDSIVVFDVIEHLHNPIKFLKAIKKLKATQLVVSAPNAYRWENIIQGFNNMEIVNTDHKYWFSGFTLMKTVTLAGFKVKNLVFLDRYLKNIPEKFSNSIFRDTVLVIAEF